The Coccidioides posadasii str. Silveira chromosome 2, complete sequence genomic interval CGGCTGCTCATCCAAATCAATGGTAATCGCAGGGTCATTGGTGTCCTTCGTGGCTATGATGTTTGTGATTTTCTTGTCTACTATTTTCCCTCCTAATCACATTTGCAGATCTGACTTCGCGCTAGGTATTTATGAATATAGTGTTGGATGAAGCGATTGAAGAAAAGACTGGTGGCGAGAAAGTGCGCTTAGGCATGGTGGTAAGGATCGCATTGAAATTATGTTCATGGCATGACATGCTGATAAGATAGGTAATTCGTGGGAATTCGGTTGTTATGCTTGAGGTAAATATTCCCCGTCGTGCTCTCAAGTGTTCAGGATGGGGATGCTTATTGTACATCACAGGCTCTCGAGCGAATAGCAGATCGATAATGCATACTCCGGACTGATTCGGCAGGTTTTGGTGAACAACATTCAAGAAAGCGCAGCCATGCGTTGACGAAACTCAGACGCGTCGGGAAGCTCATTCGCGAAGATGATCGTTCCAGGTTGACAGGCTACTACATTCGATAATAGCTATAAAGTTTTAACAAGGTTTCAGAGGCCCTTTAAAGTGATATATCAAAATGTCATGTTGATTGAATTTCATACGACAGGGCAAGCTCGGCTTTTATTCGCCCgtcactaaacaagccatcCATGCATAGCTCCACGCGCCGCCCATGAGGCATCCTCGAGGAAAGAATTGAAGAGGATGCACTATGTGTGGGGGATGTCAGGGTTATAGGGTGCTTTTATCTTGAGTTTAAGTTTTGGAGGCCTTAATGGCGAAGACACATCAGCGTTCGAGGGCGAAGGCATAAACGCAAGTTTTGGTACTTTAAGCGTTATCTTTCGGCTAGTCACAGTCGCATTTCCATCATCGCGCTTTCTTTTATCGAGCACCTGATTAGTCGAAAAACCCGTATTTATTTTGGACTTTGCGATGGAATATGTTCGAGGTCGGTTCGATTTTGAAAACCTGACCTTGCCCTATAAATAGTCGGAAGTCAGCCTATGCAAAATTGCCATTCTTTCAAGCCTTTAATGACCAACCTTTCCTATATGTTCCGCCTTCCAGTATCTCGGATATTTCAGAACTACCATGACCTGGTGGGCAGGTTCATACAGAATTGTACAGAGATAAAGGAAATCGCTGAGTTCAGTAACACCAATGCAAATCGAATTGCAGGCCGCCCACAGACCCTCCTTTAAAGCCACATTCTCTGAAAGCTCTTGCTTCAAAGCATGAATTGCACCAGGAATGGTTTGTCTGCGTGCAAGCTTGGCTCTCCGGGCATCAGTGGAGGACTCTTGCTCAACAATGAGAGAGTGATCAAGGGGTGATTCGGTGAGATCATCATCTCTACCAAACGCGACAGTTGCAAGGGTTATGCCGAAGGCACGATATAGCTCCCGACGCATCCATGCCGATGAATCTGTGGACATTACATATAAAAACCACTTCAAAAGTTCAGGATGCTGGAAATTATCCAGGTCAAGTAGTATCCGGAACGCGTCCAGGCGAACTAAATCAAAAGTACCGATACGAGTGTACGGGAGGAACTGTGCCACGTCGAAGTCAAGCACCCTGTGTTCTTTCATCAAACGTCGTAGACAATCAAGTGCCGTTCGCGTATACAAGTTCTGGAAGGAGCTTGTCCACTCGTCCATTCGCTTATATCGGTTAATTTCCGCTATGCAATCTAAATAAAGCTGGTCCTCAGCTTGGCGCTCGAGTTCCTGGGTCATATCTAGTTTGGATTTGGTGTGAATGCTTTCCTTGCCGCCGATCAAAGCATTCGCAATAGACCGCATGAGCGCAGCCACATAGTAGCAATCAGAAAACTAATAGTTGTGTTAGCATGCAATATTGACACAATTATTATGATATCCATACCTCATTGTTCGAATTGTCATTGAATTTCAATTTTTCATAAAGAAATCTCTTTACTCGCATGGGGCATCTACCATTCCGGTTTCTCACTTTTGCGATAGCATTTGGTATCGCTATCTGAAGGGCGTAGGAAGACCGGTCCGAAAAGTTATTTGACCGCGTCATCGGTGAATTTGGCAGGCAAAACAGCTCTTGAAAGGCAGTTTCAAGGTGAAACAGACCGATCCAATCCACGTCCTCCTTTGCATGCTTCACCAACGCATGAGCCGCAGCTGTTCGAATTCCGTGGAAATATCTGCTATCCATTAATGTGCGAGCGAAAATTGTAGATATCAGAGGATGTTCTCGTTGAGCGGCCATGTATTGTATCGACTGTATGCAATTAGCAGCAGCCATAAATCCAACCCGAGAATTACTCGCCTCAAGTTGTGCCACAACGTCACGGTCTTGTTGGAGCTGAGAGAGGTACATATATCCCGGCATCGTAAGGGACATTTTGCAGATCCATTCAAAATCCGCATCCATCCGAATCCATTCATATGACTCCTGGCCCATTCGGTCCTCATCTTCTTTCGTCCATTCCACGAGTCGCCATTTCAGTATTTCCTCCTCAGACTGGAGAACATCACCTAGACAATAGAGTAAAACATCATCCTGAGCCTCGGAATTCGGATCAACACCTGACGATGCCGCCGCTCTTTCTCTTTGCCGCTTGTTGCGCTTAAGGCGTTTGTATTTCGTATTGTAGGGGATGTCAAACTTGGTGACGGCTTCTTTAATCTCCACGATGTGTTCATATGGAGTGCCATCCGCTTCGTGTATTCGGATTGTCATAGATCCGGTAAAGACATGTTGCAAGCTTCCGGCATAAATATTTTGGAGCTCCTCTTTTACATCTCTCATGAACGTAGACTTCTCAAGGTCGCGAGGACTCGACTGTTCTGACTGAACTTGTCGAATCATCATCTCAACAACAAGTTTCTTCTTGTTAAACCTCTGTGTGGCCACAAAACGGGGACATCCTGCGCCATAGACCCACTGTTGAAAAAAGGCATCTAGTTTAACATGTCCAAACCTTTCACAAAGCTTTTGAAAAAAGATTGTTGTTAAAGCACTGTTAGGGATATCACCCATTCGGCAATTTAGGAATATGCGAGAAATAATTCGCGAAACAGTTGCTTTGCCACTTGCCTTCGATAATCGACGCTCCAGGATGTAGAGAACCAGGGGCGCCTTTAATGAAAGAAATTCATATTCAGACGAATCCAATTTGAGAAGTGCTCCTATGTGCCAGATTGAGGGACGAGCAACATCAAGGTCACAGATTTTATCTGAATTTTGCTTTAGCCGGAACCTGAATTCGTTATTTCCACACAGCTTCTTCATGAAGGTATCTGTTATGTAATATGCCACACCAATGGTAACCCAATTATCTGTTGGTTCTTTGGGAATTATGTTCACCCCCATCCACTGAGAGGCTAATGCATGAACTAGGCATCGGGTAGAATCGTATAATGGATCAAGAATCTCATCGGGAAAGAGTAGTCGGTTGCTACACATCGATAGTGCAGCATACGGAGAAGTGTCCCACGGAGCACTATCAACAAAGCACAACTTGTAGCTTGAAAAGGGATAAGAACCATAGGTTAAAGAGATAAAGTCCACAGCCTTTGCGAGAGGAAAACAAGTGTTTCTCACTTCATCTGCCCGACCTGGAAGGCAAAATGCATGGACTGGGATGGCATTCTGGCCAAGCTGCTCGTCTTCATCGCTTTCACGAAACTGTGTGAGGTTGACATATTCAAAAGGACCAATTGCGAAGCCAATTTGCTGGGCGGATAATGGCGTGTTGCAAGAGAACGAGGATACTTTTTTGGTCAAGTCGTTCGTGTCAATAATCTCATCAGTCATATCACCGGAGCAAACAACAACCATGTCCATGGATTGATCATCACAGGTTATTTCCCTTCCAGTCATGTTGCCCTTTTGACGGGGAACATCGCGCAAAGTGCGGGGGCACCGTATGCAAAAATCCCATGTGCACCGTACCGACAGGTCTTGAATGCAAGGAAATAAACAGCATCCATCACCAGTAATGGTTGACACCGTCGTAAAGGCATGTGGATAACGCCGATCAAAGCTATCCATGCCAACAAACTGAATTCCATCTCTAGGGCGATCAAGTGAAAACTCAACTTCAACAGTAATTGGAGTAAATCTCGCAATCAAGGTATCTGGTGGCTTCGAACCAATTGGAATATCTGCTGATTCCTCAATATTACCACCGGCTCGTAATGGAATCTGAGTTTGCCCGTCGAGGGACAACGGGTCGAGCTCTTCAATTCGGATTGATTTCGGAATGATGACAATAATCTCGGGTTCTGGCGGAATTGACAACAATGGATCGACACGCGATGACAGTTTGCGGTGTTGATGGACACCATAGAGTTGCAAAGATCGATAGGGGTCCACGTATTTCACAGTTGCTGGTTTGCCGTTTATGCTCAGGCGCTTCAATTCACCCTGACGAAAATTCAATCGTATCGCTTTTAAGTCCTTATGGAGGGGATGGATGATAATTTCTGTCCTGCCTTCTAACGTCTGGTTCCCAAAGTCGACATCAAGCTCGACATTTTGGTGTGCCACAGAGTAGCCCAGAGCTGGGCTTGCTTGGGTTGGCATATCTCCCACACTAGGCATCCTTATCACCTTTCAGCTCGGATCACATATGAAACGGAAGTTCACATTTTAAGTGAAAGAGTGACTCTGGAAGAGGTAATATGAGGCAGAGGATTTAGAAAGtatggaaaaagagaaaaaagccAAGAGAAATGATTTGTATTGAGCACTGACAAATTGAAGAATAGCACCATAATTACCCCATAtagagtactccatactggATGATGCATTAActaggtacggagtacggagtactacaGTGTCCAGAAGTCTTTACCTACACTAGTAATTATGGCTGTATCAAAAGTACACTACtccatactctgtactccgtacatacagAGCTTATTAGTATAGTTACCTCTATAAGCTTAGATGTTTATTAGAGTGCAATCTCTCTTGTTATTACTACTCAGCCTATGACTACTACTATACCATTGATGCACACATTTCTTGAGCGCTTCATCCTACTCACCAAGTTGCCTTCTTAGAGTCAATCAAAGATTGATCACAAAATAAGGGGGGCCAATAACATTTCTCTAAGGTAGTTACTCTATCTAAGATAATCAAATACCATGTAGTTACAGACCTCAGCCCTGTTTTAAGCACTGACATGGCTTCATTATCATTAAGGTCAAAAAGCTTCACATCATCTTAATACCGTTATcaaatattttcttcttaaACCATATCTTTCTAAATCATGGCTGCCCAGGATTATATCGGGGAACATCAGCTTCAGGAGTCATGTCCATACCACCACCGAAGCTGCCAGCTTCCAACGACTCGAAAAACCCCGGACTATTGGGATATGTCCTTCTTGGCATGGGATTTGGTCCATTTTCGGTCCTCAGAGATCCTATCGTAAACTGCGACTGTTGAAGCTGCTGTGGATCCGAGCTTGTCCGAGCTTCGGTAGTTGCATCAAATGCTGTTGATTGGATATATGTGTCCCACGCCTCCTGTACATCTAAAATTAGCGACGCCAAAGTCTGTCTAGGTGTGTGGTGGACCATTGAAACCAGCAACAGGAGGGTGAATATACAAAGGTCGAGAAATATGCGTGGAGACATCCAACATACCCAGTCTAGGTTAAATGATTGCATGTCTGGCATATGTCCAAATATACCGAAAGGGGTTGCGGAGGTGTGGGGAGGGCCGTGGTCAATGCTCTCTATGCTGTTCCGTTGCAAATGTTGCTGGATGTTTGGATCAATTTTGCCCATATTCTCACAGACGTGGGGGGGGCTTGTTGGACCCAAAGCGGTTATGCCACTGCTAAGGAGCCCCAGTGTCATTGCAGCAGTTTGCTTTTCATCTTGTGCATCAAGCACTTGCTCTGAATGCGATGTTTCGGAACATTTAGAACTTTGATTCAGCTGCTCCAGCAACATACCCAAGACGACCGCCGCTTTCCATGCATCTATGGACTTGTCTTTTAGCTCGTCCCATATATCTCTGGACCTTCGAAGGGCCGCCAGCATCTCTTCTTGCCTCTGAACATCCTTGCTGTATGCCGTATTATACAGTGGTTCAGAGCTATGAGATCGGTAGTCGTGATATAAATCGAGGGCTATAATTGTGCTGGCCATCAAAAAGTCGTGAGAGCTAAATGAGCTAGAGTACCATGTCCGATGGCGCAATTTTCCATTAGGGCGTGATGCGCCATGCAGCATGAGTTGGAATCTCAGTAGCTCCATGGAGCTGTCGATACATGTACGACGAGAGTAAATGTAACGCGGGTTTTCGCGTGCGTGATTAAGGAACGGTCGGTGGAGGACACATTGAGCCTTGTGATAAATACTCATAATCTAGGTGATAGCAATTAGTACAGAGGACGTCCATAAAAGGCTACACAGCAACGTACACCAAATCTGCTCATGATCAAATACGCGGGATCTTTGTCACACTCGGAAATTGGCTGGACGTGGAGATGCTCTGGGACTAATTCCCGCGCTTGGCGCAAAGCCTTGTCTATTTCCATAACTTCTTCGTATGTGGAACCTTTCACTTTTTGGGAGTGCTCCAACACGCGGCCGAAAACAAACGCAAGGCGAGTTTTTGCAACGAGGTATGAAACTGGTGTTGGCTCATTGAAGGGTCTTCCGGGCGGTAGAGCCGTGCTATTCTCATCAAAGTCATCGTCATGTAAACTTCGCGGAATATCGGTGTCGCTATCCCCAGAGCGGACCATACTGGGCAAGCCTACTTGAAAAGAGAACAAAAGATCTGCGCATCGAATAAAACTCCAAAGCCGCCGACGCATTTCGCCTTGAAATACACTGATATTTGGGAACATACTTGCATCCCGATGGTAGCCCATCCGCATTGCTAAACGAACAATTATACCGACTAGAACCCATAGTGAGACTTGTGCATCACTAGTTTGTGAATATTCACCCTGAAGGTGGAGAACTAGAGCCTCAAGGACGTAGCGGTGCGGTTTTGTGTAGTCGGCTAAAATGAGACATTGGGCCATTAAAGATTGATATGATCTAGCAATATCCAATGATTTCTCTCGAAATTCAGGGGGTTCATCTTCGTCTCGGTGGTAGGACAACACTGCTAAGCGCATCATTGCAAAGACCATCCCTATCCAAACAATGCTCGTGTTTGATGGATCTTGCCAGTGCCTCGCATACTTCGAAAGAGTTAGCTCCTTCACAGCAGCAATGGATGATTAGCCCTTCACCTCTTTCTTGAAAGTCGGCGCGTGTATAAGGTCTGAAAAGGTCAGTATGTCGATTGCAGTATTTCGGACAGGGGAGCGCACGTATTGACGGATCGTAGGTATTGAAATAACGAGCAACTAGGATGTCAGTCGTATATTTCGATGGGAATGATGACATTATTTCAGCCTTATTCGAAGGTTTCATGGCACCAAAAATAAGGGCGGAGCTTGGTAAATCTTGCTCGCTATTCGCAGCTCGTACCTTTTCCATCTGCTCTTCGATTTGTTTCTTGTGTGTCGACCAAAAGTTCTTAACTTCTACTATCTAGCTAGGGTCAGATTTGACATGTAAATAGTCTTCAATCCGCGAAACTTACATCGTTAAGAATGGAGGTCCAGTGAGCCTCGCTGACGTAGTAGGATTTCTGATTTTGAGCGTCAACCTTCATTATCCCAAACGACTTAGTTACCTGCTCAGTGTCACTCTCTTCGTCCCTAGCAGTTGCCTCACGATCATCTCCGCTAAGGCCGGAACTATGTCTATCGTGCAGCGAGGAGAAGCCAGGGTCTCCTGATCTGCCTTCCCTTACCGGTGCGGCACCGGTGGACTGCGACCCATTCCTCATCAATGATAGCACCAAGCTTTCCAAGCGGTCGATACGACTTTGCATGTCATCCGGTGTTCCTAGCTGTAGTTGGCTGCCATGATTCCGTCTCCTGGCATTAGGTTGAGCATATGTACAGGAAAGGGCATCTCCTCTCTTTACGCAATTCTCGCAAGGCACCGCGCGGTTGCACTTTAGCCTAGTTAATAATTTAAACCTGGCTCAGTTTTGTAATTGGACATCTAAACGGGGGAGGGTCTAACTTTCGATTTCTGCATGGGGCGCAGGACAATGGGACACGGTTCCGTCTTCGCACCACTCGTCCATGCGGAGAATGAGTACTTGCGTTCGACGACGTGACAGATGGTGGGGTGGGTGCCATTTCTCAGTCCCACCTTTTTGGCATCTGGGAAGGTCGATGTGTGAGAGAAAATTTGGATGAATAAACATGCAAGGGATATGTCTGCCTTTGAGAGAAACTTCGACAGACCAAAGAGGATACGGCTTCCTGGCCAGGTTTGTGAGCTACACACGAGGTCATCAGCGACAGGCCAAGCAGGGATAACTAAATGGTACATGGAAGAACGGTCATGGCCTTGGCTTTGCTCAAAGTGGACATATGCAATTCCGGGGTAAAGTAGTTATCTTCTTGTTTCCACATCAACTCATGGCCAAGATCTCTCATGCATAGCCCCAAGGGTTGGACGATGATTACAAGCAAGAAATTGTGAGGCTATAACTAAGTCTCTggactagttaactagttaaatgGGAATTATGGGTTATATGAGGTGGGTCTTTGTGAGGTTCTGACACACCTTACTCTGTCCAGCAGTTATGCCAAGCTTTCAATAAGTTCTGTAAAGTTTGATAATCTGCATCAATTTTGTAAAACCTCTTGATCTATGAAGTGTAGGAAGTACAGACACGTACCTGTGTACAGTGCAACAAGTTGGGGAAATGTTATGTGTGTGAACATAGCAAGTTAACATTTCCAACCACCCAATGACTTTTACCACCTGGCACCCAATAACTGCAATTTCAAAATTCAACTCTTAATTCTTCTGATTCCTTCAATTACaataaaataattaataAAGCTGCAAttaaaaaagtaataaaaaaATGTGAAATTTTAACAAGCTTTTATTGCTGATTTATAGCCTTAAAGTATAGAGTTAATAAAACTATACTTATATAACAATTTAAAATCTTATAAGTTTTTTAAAGTAaagttttttcttttcattaCAAATTATTAACAAatttaaaagaaaaattattcttctttattacttCTTTGTCTAGAGATTCTGTGCAAATTAATATGATTTCTAAGAATAATAGACTAAGGTAAGTTTTTAGTATCTAATTTATATATTTTGTACATCTATTAGTTTCAGAGTGGATAAATTTAATTATAAAGAGATATCTCTTAATTTCTAAAAGCTAACATATATAAGCTTATAAATTACTTATAAATTATAATTATTACTTAAAGATAATAGCTATAGATACTTTATAGTAATGaaaatttatttactttacACAAAATAATTAAATTTAGTATTTATTACTAGCTAAACTAGTACTCAGACTGGTATTTAGAACCAGAATAgaattttattttctattaAAGCTAGTTCTAGTCttgaatttagaaacagctggAATcttaaatatgaaatctcagttcCATGTCTTGTTTTATTTAAGAGCTTGAGATTCTATTTCTATCTCTATCTTAtaaattatttcctggtcttATTCttaaatagaaaattatattttatattttattctAGCAGAGAAAATAAACTTCTATTTTCTATTCTGGCCAGATTTATAGTGAAACTAGAATGAGATTAGATTTCCCAGTTTCATTGTGTTAAATTTATAGAAGAGAGTCAAACTAATCAAATTTTATGTAAactattattaaattttgttatttttttaatGAAGACAGAACTCTTAGAGAAATTAATTTAATtattaaaagaaaaaaaagtattaaaactaattAATAATTAAAGTTAGTAAATAATCAGAAATTATCTAAATAGCAagtttattattattattattattattattctctttcttcttcttcttttttttttcttcttttacttttacttctttttcttcttcttcttctgtttctttaGAACTAGTTTGTGAACTAAACAGAGGCTTTAATATCTGTTATTTAATAAGTAGAGACCCTGATAGTGCTAAGAGaagacagagagataatAATAGACAGTAATAGTAATAATAGAGTGATGGCAACAGTAGTTGATAAGGCAGAAACAGTATACAGATAATAAGTAGTGGCAGTAGTGAtatgttatgaatcttgtggcacagcagccaaagataCAGAACAATTGAACAAAGATCTGACAAGACAGAGTTAtagactgttgtggagaaatctTAAGATAGAAAGTCATGTGATCAGAAAGTGAtataagcaagacaagatatagAGAAGAGAGTATCATATATTATAATACTATAGTACAAGCAATTTAAGAGAAAGTATCACAAGTATCACTAGAAAagcattatatatataagaatacttattaccagagatttAATAAACTTATTCATTATAATTAACTTTTTTAactatcttatagatatctttaaatcagatactttcatatcttgattactttctATACCATTAAAGTTCTGTAATACTGTAtaattgtacctgatcccactactcttgagaagatataatagtcttgccctgactctgatatatctacATGAAAACTTTTtgttatcagagcaagactgctcactCAACCAGAGTACTATTAAACTATTAATTACTATCTTTAATTTATTATTGCTCTCTTTAAGCTCTTTAGTACTCTTCAAGACTTTAAAGAATTTAGAGAGATTTTCAGTCACTCTATAATATATTAATCATCTTTAACTCAGAAGAAAATACACCTGAGATCTTAAAGATTacatacaaagaaagaactttctgcatcaTATTAAAGTATAAAGATACAGATCTCCACTCTACATCAAGATCTAACAAAATATAAAAACCATATCTGCATTCAAAGCATCAGCTATTAatactcaagatcttataaacagaatcttgcagctcaaacagattacCAAAagacttgaagagcagaatcACAAATTGAAAGATTATAACAAGTAGCTTAAGACTCAGATTATAGCCATTTCATTCATCAGACAacaaggaaagaaagaaaaagccaaAGTTAATTTATCAAAATTTTTCAagagcaaacaagaaaaattacaagctttcttaAGATAACTGTGCATCTACATGAATatgaaagacaaagaacttaataacaataagaacaagataataatgatagtattatatctttataaAATAGTATTTAATTGATTCAACATCTATCTGtgaaattattataaaaaagacaaagtTAATCAGAACAAtgacatgcttaagattattaataattacaacatctttatttaaatattgaaaaccactttcagaaaagtcaagaaataaaatatagcAGCTCAGCAATTACActatatataataaaagatattaCCACAAGACTATACTATAAGATTCCAGCAAGTCTGCATCAATACTGAttaaaataata includes:
- a CDS encoding uncharacterized protein (EggNog:ENOG410PQQQ~COG:A~BUSCO:16846at33183), which translates into the protein MPQAQPELKKYMEKRLLIQINGNRRVIGVLRGYDVFMNIVLDEAIEEKTGGEKVRLGMVVIRGNSVVMLEALERIADR
- a CDS encoding uncharacterized protein (BUSCO:8406at4751~EggNog:ENOG410PFBT~COG:K~MEROPS:MER0026493~BUSCO:563at33183) gives rise to the protein MPSVGDMPTQASPALGYSVAHQNVELDVDFGNQTLEGRTEIIIHPLHKDLKAIRLNFRQGELKRLSINGKPATVKYVDPYRSLQLYGVHQHRKLSSRVDPLLSIPPEPEIIVIIPKSIRIEELDPLSLDGQTQIPLRAGGNIEESADIPIGSKPPDTLIARFTPITVEVEFSLDRPRDGIQFVGMDSFDRRYPHAFTTVSTITGDGCCLFPCIQDLSVRCTWDFCIRCPRTLRDVPRQKGNMTGREITCDDQSMDMVVVCSGDMTDEIIDTNDLTKKVSSFSCNTPLSAQQIGFAIGPFEYVNLTQFRESDEDEQLGQNAIPVHAFCLPGRADEVRNTCFPLAKAVDFISLTYGSYPFSSYKLCFVDSAPWDTSPYAALSMCSNRLLFPDEILDPLYDSTRCLVHALASQWMGVNIIPKEPTDNWVTIGVAYYITDTFMKKLCGNNEFRFRLKQNSDKICDLDVARPSIWHIGALLKLDSSEYEFLSLKAPLVLYILERRLSKASGKATVSRIISRIFLNCRMGDIPNSALTTIFFQKLCERFGHVKLDAFFQQWVYGAGCPRFVATQRFNKKKLVVEMMIRQVQSEQSSPRDLEKSTFMRDVKEELQNIYAGSLQHVFTGSMTIRIHEADGTPYEHIVEIKEAVTKFDIPYNTKYKRLKRNKRQRERAAASSGVDPNSEAQDDVLLYCLGDVLQSEEEILKWRLVEWTKEDEDRMGQESYEWIRMDADFEWICKMSLTMPGYMYLSQLQQDRDVVAQLESIQYMAAQREHPLISTIFARTLMDSRYFHGIRTAAAHALVKHAKEDVDWIGLFHLETAFQELFCLPNSPMTRSNNFSDRSSYALQIAIPNAIAKVRNRNGRCPMRVKRFLYEKLKFNDNSNNEFSDCYYVAALMRSIANALIGGKESIHTKSKLDMTQELERQAEDQLYLDCIAEINRYKRMDEWTSSFQNLYTRTALDCLRRLMKEHRVLDFDVAQFLPYTRIGTFDLVRLDAFRILLDLDNFQHPELLKWFLYVMSTDSSAWMRRELYRAFGITLATVAFGRDDDLTESPLDHSLIVEQESSTDARRAKLARRQTIPGAIHALKQELSENVALKEGLWAACNSICIGVTELSDFLYLCTILYEPAHQVMVVLKYPRYWKAEHIGKGKVRFSKSNRPRTYSIAKSKINTGFSTNQVLDKRKRDDGNATVTSRKITLKVPKLAFMPSPSNADVSSPLRPPKLKLKIKAPYNPDIPHT
- a CDS encoding uncharacterized protein (EggNog:ENOG410PKDV~COG:K~TransMembrane:3 (i280-298o358-376i397-418o)~BUSCO:2063at33183), producing the protein MAPTPPSVTSSNASTHSPHGRVVRRRNRVPLSCAPCRNRKLKCNRAVPCENCVKRGDALSCTYAQPNARRRNHGSQLQLGTPDDMQSRIDRLESLVLSLMRNGSQSTGAAPVREGRSGDPGFSSLHDRHSSGLSGDDREATARDEESDTEQVTKSFGIMKVDAQNQKSYYVSEAHWTSILNDIVEVKNFWSTHKKQIEEQMEKVRAANSEQDLPSSALIFGAMKPSNKAEIMSSFPSKYTTDILVARYFNTYDPSIHLIHAPTFKKEYARHWQDPSNTSIVWIGMVFAMMRLAVLSYHRDEDEPPEFREKSLDIARSYQSLMAQCLILADYTKPHRYVLEALVLHLQGEYSQTSDAQVSLWVLVGIIVRLAMRMGYHRDASMFPNISVFQGEMRRRLWSFIRCADLLFSFQVGLPSMVRSGDSDTDIPRSLHDDDFDENSTALPPGRPFNEPTPVSYLVAKTRLAFVFGRVLEHSQKVKGSTYEEVMEIDKALRQARELVPEHLHVQPISECDKDPAYLIMSRFGIMSIYHKAQCVLHRPFLNHARENPRYIYSRRTCIDSSMELLRFQLMLHGASRPNGKLRHRTWYSSSFSSHDFLMASTIIALDLYHDYRSHSSEPLYNTAYSKDVQRQEEMLAALRRSRDIWDELKDKSIDAWKAAVVLGMLLEQLNQSSKCSETSHSEQVLDAQDEKQTAAMTLGLLSSGITALGPTSPPHVCENMGKIDPNIQQHLQRNSIESIDHGPPHTSATPFGIFGHMPDMQSFNLDWEAWDTYIQSTAFDATTEARTSSDPQQLQQSQFTIGSLRTENGPNPMPRRTYPNSPGFFESLEAGSFGGGMDMTPEADVPRYNPGQP